The Musa acuminata AAA Group cultivar baxijiao chromosome BXJ1-3, Cavendish_Baxijiao_AAA, whole genome shotgun sequence genome window below encodes:
- the LOC135622866 gene encoding thioredoxin-like 3-2, chloroplastic, translated as MSDAHLAAVPRRLHYPAFPRHHPALRSCLPLPRLNRKNSLSPPSIGTISLSWAVSFAAAGGTTAWSAKEVAPSPEEEEPPTSVALEPIVSEEHFDRIIAEAHQLEEPIVVLWMASWCRKCIYLKPKLEKLAAEYYPSIRFYCIDVNTVPHRLVNRAGITKMPTIQLWRDSQNQAGVIAGYKAWMVVDDVRKMIDNED; from the exons ATGTCCGACGCTCACCTCGCCGCCGTCCCTCGTCGTCTCCACTACCCGGCTTTCCCGCGGCACCACCCCGCCCTTCGatcctgccttccccttccccgccTCAACCGCAAAAACTCCCTTTCCCCGCCTTCGATCGGTACTATCTCGCTCAGCTGGGCTGTTTCTTTCGCCGCCGCCGGTGGAACGACCGCCTGGAGTGCGAAGGAGGTGGCCCCGTCGCCGGAAGAGGAGGAACCGCCTACCTCGGTCGCGCTCGAGCCTATCGTCAGCGAGGAGCATTTCGATCGGATCATCGCCGAGGCGCATCAGCTCGAGGAGCCGATCGTTGTTCTATG GATGGCTAGCTGGTGCAGAAAATGTATATACTTGAAACCCAAATTGGAAAAATTGGCAGCAGAGTACTACCCAAG CATTAGGTTCTACTGTATCGATGTGAACACAGTTCCACATAGGCTTGTGAATCGTGCTGGAATCACT AAGATGCCAACGATACAG TTGTGGAGGGACTCTCAGAACCAAGCTGGGGTAATTGCTGGATACAAGGCATGGATGGTTGTCGATGATGTTCGTAAGATGATTGACAATGAGGATTGA